Within the Scyliorhinus canicula chromosome 18, sScyCan1.1, whole genome shotgun sequence genome, the region ACTCAGCCACAATGGGGAACTTtacccactctcctcactgtgaaagtGCTCTGGAAGTTTGTAAGACCAGAAgcttatcaaattatttcacacaaaATCAGGCATTgctgctgccattttgtttgttGTACCCTAGACCAGAGAGACACTTTATCACCTTCAGAATTTCCACCCATATTTATCTTGGAGTGTGTCGAAATGGATGGACAATTTTCTGAAGTTCTTTACTTTACTCAAACATTAGACATGAGTATGGAATTTCAGCGCTGCTTGATACTTTTTGCTAAACTCAGTATATGGGTGAGAATATGGCCCCGTGCGGTTATCTACTCTCCTCCTGCACATTCTCCATTCAAAATCCATCAATTCATTAATGAATGCCTGATGTGTTTGACTTTCTAGACTGATAAAGAGTTCAATGAACGCATGAACGGATTCCTCCCAATGGAAGCTGATAACTCAACTGAAGAATTTGAAGGAGACGAATTTGATGAAGATGAAGAAAGTGATGGAGATGATGATGAACTTGATGAAGAAAGTGATGGAGATGATGATGAACTTGATGAAGAAAGTGATAGAGATGATGATGAACTTGATGAAGAAAGTGACGATGATGTGACACGTGTATTCGTCGATTGGCGTAAACGTGGCGTTGTAACTGCAGTGAAGAACCAGATAAAAATCAGGAATAGCCATTCAAATCATTATTGGGGTGGGATTTTAAGATCAGCTGCTCTCTAAATTTCTCGTCCCGCTCGTGACGATGCCCACCAGTGTCAGGACAGGAAAATCCCACCACAAGTGTGAGGTTCTAATTGGCATCGGGTTTCGATCCTTTTTGCCTGAAAATGCCGCTGCTGCTTACTCACTGCAGCTGTTTATGTGCATTGGTTATGGTCGGGCATGAAATCATGGTGGGAATTGTCAAAGTTAAGTTCATTTTTTTACATAAAAAGgctgttaaatgttgtatttaaATGTATAAAAGCTTTATTAAGCTGTTCAAATAGATTTAAAATTGAAGTGCGGAAGTACAATTGTTGCATGCTAAATAGGAATTTCAGATCGAACCTGGCAAAACCCAAATCAGACAAGTTCCGAGATGCGCTCTCCAAGCTCCTTGTCATATTATGTCCAGTCTCAATTCATGAGCATTGCATTGTATACTCTAATTATGCACTGTTTAATTATTCAGATGCCGAATGAAAAGTGAATGGGATACATATTTTATATAGAAAACACTAACCAACCTAGATATCAGTTGTATAGGTCGGAGAAATGAATTCCTGTCCCCCTCACCTTTTGATCAAAGCAGCCAATTCCACGTTTTGGCTTTTCAATGATCGTGTCTTAATCATTTAAACTGACACATTGTACCAATTAGAATTATCAAGATAATTATCTGGATAATGACAAAATCCATTGATATTATTCTAGCCCTTAGTAGTTGACCCTATCACTAAATTGTCTCTCATCATCTGAGatgagggacagcacggtagcatggtggttagcataaatgcttcacagctccagggtcccaggttcgattcccggcttgggtcactgtttgtgcggagtctgcacgttctccccgtgactgcgtgggtttcctccggtttcctcccacagtccaaagatgtgcgggttaggtggattggccatgctaaattgcccgtagtgtcctaaaaagtaaggttaaagggggggttgttgggttacgggtatagggtggatacgtgggtttgagtagggtgatcattgctcggcacaacattgagggccgaagggcctgttctgtgctgtactgttctatatctatatgtcCCCTTTTAAATACAGCATTACATTGCTTCATATACATGaaattagaacataagaaatggAAACAGGAGTcacccattcagcccttcaagcctgttccatcattcaatatgactgtgtctggtctcccaccaacttgtatagaactttggtgaggccactgtgtgcaattttgatcgccacattataggaaggatgtgattgcactggagggggtgaagaggcgattcaccaggatgttgcctgggatgggaaATTTGAGTTACGAAGAGTTACGAaaagttgttttcgctggagcagagaagtctAAGGAGAGTCCTGATCGAGGTGcagaagattatgaggggcattgacaagGTGGATGGGAGCAGCTGTTCTCCCAGTTGAacggtcagttacaaggggccaCAAGTTCACGATGAGGGGTAGGAAGTTtaagggggaatttgaggaaaaatgtttttacccagagggtggtaatggtctggaatgcactgcttggagGGTGGTAAAGGCAGGTTACCTCACATcgtttaaaatgtacctg harbors:
- the LOC119953606 gene encoding procathepsin L-like, with protein sequence MKLSLFLGCVLLSILVVASGHTFDSKLDEDWKNWKSQNEKQYTEEEETYRRKIWEDNVRYIEQHNLEYSMGKHTFTVGMNPFGDLTDKEFNERMNGFLPMEADNSTEEFEGDEFDEDEESDGDDDELDEESDGDDDELDEESDRDDDELDEESDDDVTRVFVDWRKRGVVTAVKNQIKIRNSHSNHYWGGILRSAAL